The Morococcus cerebrosus sequence TCCTCGTACCGCGTCAATCGCGGCATTGATATTTTGTTCGGTCGCACCGGCTTCTTTCAGGATTTTGCCGGTCGCATCGTTCTGCTGCACCAAGGCAAGCAGGAAAAGTTCGCTGGCGATATAGGCATCGCCGCGTTTGGTTGCCGCTTTGTCCATCAGGTTCAACACCGCCTGCAATTCGCGGCTGGGCAGAATATCGCCGCCCTGGCCGGACACTTTCGGCAGGCTGTTTAAATGCTGCTGCAAACGCTGTTTCACCTGCGGCACGTTCACGCCCGCATGAGCCAAGAGCGCGGCGGCTCCGCTGTTTTGATCGTCAAGCAGGGCTTTCAGTACGAAGCCCGCTTCCAGATAGCTGCTGTCCGCAGCCAACGCCAAACTCTGAGCTTCTGCAAGGGCTTGTTGGAATTTGGCGGTTAATTTATCGAATCTCATCTTTAGGTTTCCTTTTCTTTTGAAATATCATTCTAATGAATGCTATATAGTGCCGCCTGTGGATAACTCAAGGGGGAAAATCTAAGAAAATATTGAAAAAATAATATCTTTATGTTTTTAAAGAAAATTTAATAAAAAAAGCTGTGAATAAGTCCATATGCCAATTATAAAAAGGTCGCCTGAAAACTCGTTGGGAATCAGGTATAATCCATCCCTATTTCATTTTCAGACGACCTTGAGCCATTTCATTTAAGGATATTCCCATGAGCAAAAAACGCGTCCTCACCGGCGTAACCACCACCGGCATCCCGCATCTGGGCAACTACGTCGGCGCCATCCGCCCCGCCGTCCGCGCGGCGCAAAACCCCGATACCGAATCCTTCCTCTTCCTCGCCGACTACCACGGCATCATCAAATGCCACGAGCCGGAGATGATTCACCAATCCACCCAGGCCGTTGCCGCCACTTGGCTTGCCTGCGGACTCGACCCCGAGCGCACCACCTTCTACCGCCAAAGCGACATTCCCGAAGTGATGGAATTGAACTGGATTCTGACCTGTATCACCGCCAAAGGTCTGATGAACCGCGCCCACGCCTACAAAGCCGCCGTGCAGGCAAACGCTGAAAACAATCAGGAAGACCCCGACCACGGCGTAGAAATGGGCCTGTACAGCTACCCCATCCTGATGACCGCCGACATCCTCATGTTCAACGCCAACGAAGTGCCCGTCGGCCGCGACCAAATCCAACACGTCGAAATGGCGCGCGACATCGCCGGTCGCTTCAACCACCGCTTCAAAGAAGTCTTCACCCTGCCCGAAGTGAAAATCGACGAAAACGTCGAACTCTTGGTCGGCTTGGACGGACGCAAAATGTCCAAGTCCTACGGCAACACCATTCCGCTTTGGGAAAACGACAAGAAAACCCAAAAATCGGTCAACAAAATCATCACCAACATGAAAGAGCCGGGCGAGCCGAAACAGCCCGACGAAAGCCCTTTGTTTGAAATCTACAAAGCCTTCTCCACGCCGTCTGAAACCGCAGCGTTTACGCAAATGCTGGCTGAAGGTCTGGCATGGGGCGAAGCCAAAAAACTCTTGGCCGCCAAAATCAACGCCGAGCTGGCTGAACCGCGCGAACGCTACAACGCGCTGACCGCAAATCCTTCGCAAATCGAAGACATCCTGCAGGTGGGCGCCGCCAAAGCGCGCAAAGAAGCACGCGAACTGCTGGACCAAGTACGCGACGCCGTCGGCATCCGCCCATTGAAGTAAATCTCAAAAGGTCGTCTGAAAAAGCAGCCCACTATTTTCAGACGACCTTTTCCTGTTTAAAACAAGGAATATCCGATGAAAGCCTTTCCGATTCTCTTATCCGCCCTTTTGCTCGCCGCCTGCGGCAAATCCGAAGCCCCGGCCGAGCCCGCCCAAAATGCCGCCGAAGCCGCGCCCAAACCCGTATTTAAAGTCAAATACATCGACAACAACGCCATCGCAGGCTTGGATTTAGGTCAAAGCAGCGAAGGCAAAACCAACGACGGCAAAAAACAAATCAGCTATCCGATTAACGGCTTGTCCGAACAAAACGTCATCCAACTGATCGGCAACCACCCCAACGATTTGGAAGTCATCAGCGGCAAATGTATGGAAACCGGCGACAAAGGCGAGCCTTTGGGCTGGACTGAAAACGGCAAATGCCATGCCTTGTTTGCCAAACTGGTCGGCAACATCGCCGAAGACGGCGACAAACTAACCGGCTACCTCCTCTCCCACGCTGCCCTGCAACCCTATCAAGCTGGCAAAAGCGGCTATGCCGCCGTTCAAAACGGCCGCTACATCCTCGAACTCGACAGCGAAGGAATGTTCTACTTCCGCCGCCGCCACTATTGACCGAGCGGGTGTCGCCCATGACCGTACACACCTTAATCCGCGCCCTGCCTAAAGCCGAATTGCACGTCCATATCGAAGGCACGTTCGAGCCGGAATTGATGTTCGCCATCGCCGGGCGCAACGGCGTTTCCATTCCCTATGCGGATGTGGACGCCGTGCGCCGTGCTTACGATTTTCACAACCTCCAGTCCTTCCTCGATATTTACTACGCTGCGGCGGCGGTCTTGCTCCACGAGCAGGATTTTTACGACCTGACCACCGCCTATTTCGTCCGTTGCCGCGAGGACAACGTCGTCCACACCGAAATCTTCTTCGACCCGCAAACCCATACCGCGCGCGGCGTACCGTTTGAAACCGTCATCAACGGCATTACCCGTGCACGTCTGGAAGCGCAGGAAAAATGGGGCATTTCCAGCAGGCTGATTATGTGTTTCCTGCGGCATTTGAGCGAAGAGTCCGCGTTTGAAACGCTTGCCCAAGCGCAGCCTTTCAGACGACATATCGACGGCATCGGACTGGATTCGGGCGAACTCGGCAACCCGCCCTCGAAATTCGAGCGCGTCTTTGCCCAAGCCCGCGCCCAAGGTTTTCCCGCCGTCGCCCATGCCGGCGAAGAAGGCCCACCCGAATACGTTTGGGAAGCGTTGGATTTGCTGAAAGTCGTCCGCATCGACCACGGCGTGCGCTCCGAAGAAGACGAAACCCTTATGCAGCGCCTGATTGCCGAGCAAATGCCCCTGACCGTCTGCCCCTTGAGCAACCTCAAACTCAAAGTCGTCAGCGACCTGTCCCGGCACAACCTGCGCCGTATGCTTGAGTGCGGCGTATTGGTTACCGTCAATTCAGACGACCCCGCCTACTTCGGCGGCTACCTCAACCAAAATTTCATCGAACTTGCCGACGCATTGGATTTGAATGAAGCAGACATCCGCACCTTGTGCAAAAACTCGTTCAAAGCCTCGTTTTTAAACGAGGAAGAAAAAGCAAAACGGTACGCCGAAATCGACGGCATCCATGTTTAGACACAAAGCCGACCTGAAAAACAATCCGGTCGGCTTTGTTCTCGGTTAAAATGCGAACCGTATAAACATCGAACTTCTTTTCAGACGACCCTTCTAAATAAAAACACCGATTCAGTGAGAAGGTCGTCTGAAACACCCTCAAGAATGAAAAAAATCCATCTCATCCTTATGCTTCCGGTTTTCCTGACAGGTTGCGCCGGCCTGCCCTCACTGGACAAGCGCCCTGAGAGCCACTACCTCGACATCCGTTCCGCCCCGCGCATGGATGCCCTGCTCAATACCGCCCCTACCCAAACCGGCAGCGATATTTCCAATGTCTATCTGCTCAACGACGCGCACGAAGCCTTCGTCGCCCGCGCCGCCCTGATTGAAGCCGCCGACCACACCCTAGACCTCCAATACTACATCTGGCACAACGACATCTCCGGCAAGCTCATGTTCAACCTGATCCACCGTGCCGCCGAACGCGGCGTGCGCGTGCGCCTGCTGCTGGACGACAACAACACCAACGGTCTGGACAACGTCCTGCTCGCCCTCGACAGCCATCCCAATATCGAAATCCGCCTGTTCAACCCCTTCGTCCGCCGCAAATGGCGCGCGCTGGGTTATTTGACCGACTTCCCGCGCCTCAACCGCCGGATGCACAACAAATCCTTCACCGCCGACAACCGCGCCACCATCCTCGGCGGGCGCAATATCGGCGACGAATATTTTAAAGTCGGCGAAGACACCATCTTTGCCGACCTCGACATCCTCGCCACCGGCCGCGTCGTGACCGAAGTTTCCCAAGACTTCGACCGTTACTGGGCAAGCCATTCCTCCTACACTGTCGCCAGCATCATCAAAAAAGGCGATATCGAAAAAGGCTTCCAAGAGCTGGGTTACAACGACAAAGACAAAAACGAAACCCTCAGCCGCTACCGCAGCAGCATCGAAAATTCCGAACTCTACAAAAAAATGCAGAGCAACAGCATAGACTGGCAAAGCGTCCACACCCGCCTGATCAGCGACGACCCCGCCAAAGGGCTGGACCGCGACCGCCACAAACCGCCCATTTTCGACCGCATGCAAAACGCCCTGAAAACGCCCGAAAAAAGCGTCTATCTCGTTTCGCCCTATTTCGTTCCCACCAAATCAGGCGTGCGCGCGCTCGACCAACTCGTCAAAAACGGCGTGGACGTAACCGTCCTGACCAACTCGCTCCAAGCGACCGATGTCGCCGCCGTCCATTCAGGCTACGTCAAATACCGCAAGCCCCTGCTCAAAGCCGGTGTCAAACTCTACGAGCTGCAACCCAACCACGCCGTCCCCACCACCAAAGACCGCGGTCTGACCGGCAGCTCCGCCACCAGCCTGCACGCCAAAACCTTCATCGTGGACGAAAAACGCGTCTTCATCGGCTCATTCAATCTCGACCCGCGCTCCGCCAGACTCAACACTGAAATGGGCGTCGTCCTCGAAAGCCCCAAAATCGCAGGCGAAATGCAGCGCACCCTCGTCAATACCACCCCCCAATACGCCTATCAGGTTACCCTCGACAAATACAACAAACTGCACTGGTACGACCCCGCCACCCAGAAAACCTACTCCGCCGAGCCGGAAGCCAAATTCTGGAAACGCGTTACCTCCAAAATCCTCTCCATCCTGCCGATAGAAGGATTGCTGTAAAATCCAAACAAAAGGTCGTCTGAAAACCTGTATTTCCAGTTTTCAGACGACCTTTAATCCATCCGTATCAAATTATTTGCCGGCTTTGACGCCCTGCCATTGGCGGACCATGAATTTCAAAATAGTAGGCTGGATAGGGACCATGATGAAGCTGTTTTTCAAATCTTCGTCGCTCGGGAAAATGGTGCGGTCGTCTCTGAACTCGGCTTCCATCAATTCGCGTGCGGGTTTGCTGGAAGGGGCATAGGTGACGAAATTGCCGTTTTTCGCGGCGACTTCGGGGTCGAGGAAGTCGTTGATGTATTTGTGGGCGTTGGCGACGTTTTTCGCATCTTTTGGGATAACGAAGGAGTCCACCCAAATCCCCACGCCTTCTTTGGGCATCATGACGCGGATTTTTTCTTTGCCGCCCGCTTCTTCGGCGCGCCGTCTGGCGATGTTCAAGTCGCCGCCGAAGCCGATGGTGACGCAGGTGTCGCCGCGCGCCAAGTCGTCAATGAAGCCCGACGAGGTAAAGCGTTTGATATTGGGGCGGTTTTTCTTGAGCAGCTCGGTTGCCGCTTTGATGTCTTCGGTATCGTTGCTGTTGGGGTTTTTACCCATGTAGTTCAACACCATAGGATAAATTTCCGCCGCGCTGTCCAAGTAGCTGATGCCGCATTGTTTGAGCTTGGATGTGTATTCGGGGTTGAACACCAAATCCCATTGGTTGTCCGGCAGTTTGTTCGTGCCCAAGGCTTTTTTCACGCGCTCGGTATTGATGGCGAAGGTATTGGTTCCCCAATAAAACGGAACGGCGTATTCGTGGCTCGGATCGACGCCTTCCATCAGTTTCATCAATTCGGGGTTGAGGTTTTTATAGTTGGGAATCAGGGATTTGTCGATTTTTTGATAAGCACCTGCCTTAATCTGCCTGCCGACGAAGGTATTGGACGGGCCGACGATGTCGTAGCCTGATTTTCCGGTCAATACTTTACTTTCCAGCGTCTCATCGCTGTCGTACACGTCGTAAGTTACCTTGATACCGTTTTTCTTTTCAAAATCGGCGACGGTTTCGGGATCGACGTATTCCGACCAGTTGTAAATCCTCAATACATTTTGGTTTCCCGCCTGACCCGCTTTGTCGGAGGTATTTTTATCCGAACCTCCGCAGGCGGCGAGCATGACGGCGGTCAGGGCGATGAGTGGCAGATGTTTGGTCATTATCATTCCTTGCATATCGGGTGGAAGGGAAAGTAAGGGATTATAAATCAGGCACGCACTATCTGATAGCAATTTCCATTGGGGCGATAGTCGGAAGGTCGTCTGAAAGTCCCTGATTCAATAGCTAGAAACAAGGTTTTGCGGTAATATAGCACCCATTTTCTTTCCACAATTACATACGGCCGGGAAGGTCGTCTGAAACCTTTTTAGTAGAGACATCGAAACATCATGAAAACCTCCGAACTACGCCAAAAATTCCTAAAATTCTTCGAATCCAAAGGCCACACCATCGTCCGCTCTTCCTCGCTCGTGCCGCACGACGACCCGACGCTGCTGTTTACCAACGCCGGTATGAACCAGTTTAAAGACGTATTCCTCGGCTTTGATAAACGCCCATACACCCGCGCCACCACCGCGCAAAAATGCGTACGCGCAGGCGGCAAACACAACGACTTGGAAAACGTCGGCTACACCGCCCGCCACCACACCTTCTTTGAAATGATGGGCAACTTCTCCTTCGGCGACTACTTCAAACGCGATGCGATTCATTTTGCTTGGGAATTTTTGACTTCTCCTGAATGGCTGAACCTGCCCAAAGACAAACTCTTGGCGACCGTGTATGCCGAAGACGACGAAGCCTATAACATCTGGCTGAACGAAATCGGTATGCCTGCCGAGCGCATCGTTCGCATCGGCGACAACAAAGGCGCGAAATACGCATCCGACAACTTCTGGCAGATGGGCGACACCGGCCCCTGCGGCCCATGCTCCGAAATTTTCTACGACCACGGCGAAGAAATCTGGGGCGGCATTCCCGGCAGCCCTGAAGAAGACGGCGACCGCTGGATTGAAATTTGGAACTGCGTGTTCATGCAGTTCAACCGTGACGAGCAAGGCAATATGAATCCGCTGCCCAAACCGTCCGTCGATACCGGCATGGGCTTGGAGCGCATGGCGGCCGTGATGCAGCACGTCCACAGCAACTACGAAATCGACCTGTTCCAAGACCTGCTCAAAGCCGTTGCCCGCGAAACCGGCGCGCCGTTCAGCATGGAAGAACCAAGCCTGAAAGTCATCGCCGACCACATCCGCTCCTGCTCCTTCCTGATTGCCGACGGCGTGATGCCGTCCAACGAAGGCCGCGGCTATGTACTGCGCCGCATCATCCGCCGCGCCGTGCGCCACGGTTACAAACTCGGTCAGAAACAGGCGTTTTTCTACAAACTCGTGCCCGATTTGGTCAAAGCGATGGGCGACGCGTATCCCGAGTTGAAAGAAAAACAAGCGCAAATCGAAGATGCCCTGAAAAACGAAGAAAGCCGCTTCGCCCAAACTTTGGAAACCGGCATGGCTTTGCTGGAAAACGCGTTGACCAAAGGCAGCAACAAATTGGACGGCGAAATCATCTTCAAACTCTACGATACTTACGGCTTCCCATACGATTTGACCGCCGATATCTGCCGCGAACGCAATATCGATTTGGACGAAGACGGCTTCAACCGTGAAATGGAAGCCCAACGCGCCCGCGCCCGCGCCGCGCAAAACTTCAAAGCCAACGCGCAACTGGACTACACAGGCGCGGACACCGAATTCACAGGCTACGAAAAACGCAGCCAAGACACCAAAATCATCGCCTTATACAAAGGCAGCGAAGCCGTGGATGAACTCCAAGCAGGCGAAGCAGGCGTGGTCGTTTTGGAACAAACCCCGTTCTACGCCGAAAGCGGCGGCCAAGTCGGCGATGTAGGCTTTATCTTCACAGGCGAAAACCGCTTCCGCGTCGAAGATACGCAGAAAATCAAAGCAGCGGTACACGGACAATTCGGCGCGGTCGTTTCAGGTCGTCTGAAAGTGGGCGATGCCGTATCCGCCGAAATCGACAACGACATCCGCAACAGCATCATGCGCAACCACAGCGTTACCCACCTGATGCACAAAGCCCTGCGCGATGTTTTGGGTACACACGTCGAACAAAAAGGCAGCCTGCAAAACGCCGAGCTGACCCGCTTCGACATCTCCCATCCGCAAGGCATCAGCGCGGAAGAAATCGCCGAAGTCGAACGCCGCGTCAACGCCGCGATTATCGCCAACGTGCCCGTCAAAGTCGAAACCATGTCCATTGAAGACGCGCAAAAATCCGGCGCCATGATGCTCTTCGGCGAAAAATACGGCGACTTCGTCCGCGTCATCACCATGGGCGACTACTCCACCGAACTGTGCGGCGGCACCCACGTCGCCCGCACCGGCGACATCGGTTTCTTTAAAATCATCAGCGAAGGCGGCATCGCCGCAGGCATCCGCCGCGTAGAAGCCATCACAGGCCTTGCCGCGCTGGCATGGGCGCAAAACCAAGAAAGCCTGATGAAAAACATCATCGCCGAAGTCAAAGCCCAAACCGAAAAAGACGTACTCGCCAAAATCCAAGCCAACGCCGCCAACGCCAAAGCCTTGGAAAAAGAGTTGGCAAAATCCAAAGCCGAACTCGCCGTCCACGCAGGCGCCAAACTCTTGGACAACGCCAAAGACTTGGGCGCAGCCAAACTCGTCGCCGCCCAAATCGAAGCCGACGCAGCCGCCCTGCGCGAAATCGTTACCGATTTAACCGGAAAATCCGACAACGCCGTGATTCTTTTGGCGGCAGTAAACGACGGCAAAGTCTCCCTGTGTGCCGGCGTATCCAAACCGCTGACAAACAAAGTGAAAGCCGGCGATTTGGTCAAATTCGCAGCCGAACAAGTCGGCGGCAAAGGCGGCGGCAGACCGGATTTGGCACAGGCTGGCGGGACGGATGTAGAGAAACTCCCCGCCGTATTGGATGGCGTGAAAGACTGGGTCGGCGCGAAGCTGGCTTGATGTAAGAAAGGCAGCCTGAAAGTTTCAGGCTGCCTTTTGTGCAAAGAGGCCGCCTGAAAAGCCTCGTTTGCCATAGGTTGGGGCGCGACCCAACAGATTTTGTGAAGTATAAAAAATGTTGAGGCATGATCCAAGCTACTTAATGAAATGGAGAGAAAATAAATGGATTGTACAAATGATATAGGTCAATTAATTTCATCTGTTGTGAGCGGTGTTGCAGCAATTATAACTGCCTGCGCAACAATATTTCTCTACAAAGTAACAAAAATTCTTGCAGTAGAGACAAAAAAGATGGCAGATGCTTCCAAGCCACATATTGTTGCTACTTTGGTTATAAATAAATGGTCAATGAAGCATATGGATTTGCATATTGATAATACGGGGAACGCAACAGCCTATGATATTGAAATCTCTTTTAATCCTCCATTGGAAAATACTGGGGTAAGAGAAAAATTAGAAACATTGCCTTTTCAGAAAATAAGTGTATTAAATCCAAATCAAGGATTATCTACCTATTTATCTGAATATTCGGATATAAAAGATAAGTCCTATTTTGTTGAAATTAGTTGGAAAAATAATTCAATGGCAACTGAGCGAGAATACAATAGGTATATTTTGAACATTGGGCATTACGAAGGTGTTACCAAACTTGGTGATGATAATCCTTTATGTAGTATTGCTAATAAAGTTGAAAAAATTTCTGACGATATTCGGAAAATTACAAATAAACTTAAATAATTCTTAAGAGATATTTTTTATATATTCCTTAAGGTTCGATAAAATAAGTAACCACATTTACTATCATCAATGGCAAATTTACCGACCGTTACAGCAAGCGCGGCAGCAGCATTTATGCCCGACTCTTTACAAATGGGATTTGTCGGGCATAAATGCCCGACCTACAAATCCAAGTTTCCCAACTGCCTGCTAATATCTGAATCTTTGCAAGGCCGTCTGAAAACCCAAAACCCCGTTTTCAGACGGCCTTTTTCCGCTAAAATCCCGATACCATCCAATCCGAAAACATAGGAGAATCATCACGCAAGTTACCATCTCCGCCATCATCAATGGCGAATTTGCCGACCAATACGGCAAGCGCGGTAGTCAGTTTAGTGAAAACGGGATGCTGATTTAATTCTATTTCCTTTGAAACTACCAATAACCTGCCTCCATCATAAAACTAAAAGCAAGCCGTAGCCTGCATTCCCACAAACCGCGTGCGTTGCCATGTCACACACCCTACCTGCGGGCGATGCAAACCTTAAGATTAAGGTGTAGGGTGTGTGCGGTACGCACGCACGCGATTGCTGCCGTTATCGAATCGATACTGCATCCTTCCACATCCCGACCCCATCAATCCAAATCAAGAAAGCTCCAATCTATGTCCTATAACCGCCAAAAAATGGAAAACGCCCTGCTTGCCCTAATCGGCGCATTGGAATTTGAAGACGGACGTTTTTGGAAAGGCTACGATTTTGACCTGCTCAATAGCCTGCACGAGCAAGGCCTAATCAGCCAGCCTTGGGGCAAAGCCAAATCCGCCTATCTCACCCCCGAAGGTTTGGAAAAAGCCAAAGCCTTAGCAGAAGAGATGTTTGGCGGGGAATCGGATTTGTAGAAAAGCCTGCTCCCGCTAACTGCGTGCCCAACTATTCCGCTCTAGCCATAAATTACAAGAAAACAAAACCGGTGAATAGGGTATGTGCAATGCACACCCGAGGTTTTTGTTATTACTGAATCGGCAAACGTATAGTGGATTAAATTTAAATCAGGACAAGGCGGCGAGCCGCAGACAGTACACACATTACGGCAAGCAAGCCGTAGCCCGCACCCCTGTCAACCGCGTGCGTGGCTAGACCACACACCCTACCACTGCGGGCGACGTAAACCTTAAGATTGAGGTGTAGGGTGTGTGCGGTACGCACGCACGCGGTTTTTGTTGTTACCGAATGATTCCAAACCATATCGTAATCCAGTCGGCAGCAAACGCAGCTTGGGTCATGATCCAACGAAATCCCCATATTACCCGTAATCTCAAAGCCGTCTGAAAAATAATTTTCAGACGATCTATCTTTATCAAAAGCAGCCTGTACTTTCAGCAAACCGTAGCCCCTTCCAACCGCGTGCATAGGCTACGCCATACGCTGTGCGCCGGTATATCCAAAGCCATGACCGGAAAAGTGAAAGCCGGAGATTTTGTCAAATTCGCAGCCGAACAAGTCGGCGGTAAAAGCGGTGGCAGACTGGGTTTGGAACAGGTCTGAGGTACAGATACTGCAAAACTGCCTGAAGAAGATTGGCTAAGCGGCAAGTTGGTTTGATTAACATAGAGAAAAGAGGTCATCTAAAAAATTTCAGACGACGGCGGATTCGCATTTGAAGTGCAACTTTCCATAACAGAAAAAGGCCAGTATGCGGTAGCATACTGGCCTTTCCTGCAAGAAAGATTGCCATGAGCTACACACAACTGACCCAAGACGAACGATACCATATCCAATACCTGTCCCGCTACTGCACCGTCGCCGAAATCGCCAAACAGCTCAACCGCCACAAAAGCACCATCAGCCGAGAAATCAAGCGGCACTGCATCCAAGGACAGCAATACAGCGCCGAAAAAGCACAGAAGCAAAGCCGGCTGACCAAACAGCACCGGCGAAAACCCTATAAGCTCGATTCGCAGCTGGTTCAACACATCGACACCCTTATCCGCCGCAAACTCAGTCCCGAACAAGTATGTGCCTACCTGCATAAACACCACGGTATCACACTCCATCACAGCACCGTTTACCGCTACCTTCGCCAAGACAAAAACAACGGCGGCACTTTGTGGCAACACCTCAGAATATGCAGCAAACCCTACCGCAAACGCTACGGCAGCACATGGACCAGAGGCAAAGTGCCCGACCGCGTCGGCATAGAAAACCGACCTGCTATCGTCGACCAGAAAACCCGCATCGGCGATTGGGAGGCCGACACCATCGTCGGCAAAAATCAGAAAAGCGCGTTATTGACCTTGGTCGAACGCACTACCCGCTACACCATCATCTGCAAATTAAAGAACTTAAAAGCCGAAGACACTGCCCGGGCGGCCATTAGGGTATTAAAGGCATATAAAGCCAGAGTCCACACCATCACCATGGATAACGGCAAAGAGTTCTACCAACACACCAAAATAGCCAAAGCATTGAAGGCGGAAACCTATTTTTGCCGCCCTTACCATTCTTGGGAAAAAGGGCTGAATGAGAACACCAATGGACTCATCCGGCAATATTTCCCCAAACAAACCGATTTCCGAAACATCAGCGATCGGGAGATACGCAGGGTTCAAGATGAGTTGAACCACCGGCCGAGAAAAACACTTGGCTACGAAACGCCAAGTGTTTTATTCTTAAATCTGTTCCAACCACTGGTACCCTAGTGTTGCACTTGAAATCCGAATCCAAGGACCTCTTTCGAAACTATAAAGGAAACCATATGAACCATGACATTATCAGGGTACGTCTCCAAAAAATTCGGCACACAAGAAAATTACTTCAAATAGCCGACAACAAACTGTCCTTAGCATCAACTGATACCGATCATACGGCAAAAACCGAATTGTTGGACATATTTACCAAGAGCAAAGCAATATCCCTATGGTCTAGTTATGCCTCTTCGAGTGCCCAAAGAAGTTTGCAAGAAGCAAAACAGGCAATTAACAATCTAAACCAAGCATTGGCTGTGATAGCAGAAGAAAAGTTGGATTACGATGCTAATATTCCGATAGATATATTGGATTTAAGCGTAGACCTTTTTTTCTCTCCCAATATGGATATATTATCCATGTCAAACTTCAGTAGCTTGTGTTCTGCAAGCAGTAAATTCAGCCAAATGAAACAGGCTTTAAGCGATTTGGACAACAAATTAGAACAATATGAATTTGAATTGCAAAAATATTTATCAGATGATAAAGAAAGTGATTGGTAACCTGCATACTTATCCATAATTCTCTGTCTGCTTCGTCCTGACGGGCTGCTGTCGGTTTCCGAAACGGCAGACCCCGACAAACCGAGCCGCGCTGAATGACGCAATTTAATGCGCAAAACGGGTTTGAGACGGCAGACGAATACGGCGGCGAACGCAATTTCACGTTGAATTTTAAAGCAAGCAGCCGTCTGCTTCCGCCTAAATAAAGGTCCTTGGATTCGGATTTCAAGTGCAACACTAGGGTAC is a genomic window containing:
- a CDS encoding IS30 family transposase, whose translation is MSYTQLTQDERYHIQYLSRYCTVAEIAKQLNRHKSTISREIKRHCIQGQQYSAEKAQKQSRLTKQHRRKPYKLDSQLVQHIDTLIRRKLSPEQVCAYLHKHHGITLHHSTVYRYLRQDKNNGGTLWQHLRICSKPYRKRYGSTWTRGKVPDRVGIENRPAIVDQKTRIGDWEADTIVGKNQKSALLTLVERTTRYTIICKLKNLKAEDTARAAIRVLKAYKARVHTITMDNGKEFYQHTKIAKALKAETYFCRPYHSWEKGLNENTNGLIRQYFPKQTDFRNISDREIRRVQDELNHRPRKTLGYETPSVLFLNLFQPLVP